The Agrobacterium cucumeris genome has a segment encoding these proteins:
- the betC gene encoding choline-sulfatase, whose protein sequence is MPRPNILILMADQFNGTFFPDGPADFLHAPHLKTLAKRSVRFANTYTASPLCAPARASFMSGQLPSRTRVYDNAAEFASDIPTYAHHLRAAGYYTGLSGKMHFVGPDQLHGFEERLTTDIYPADFGWTPDYTKPGERIDWWYHNLGSVTGAGVAEITNQMEYDDEVAYNATRKLYDLSRRLDDRPWCLTVSFTHPHDPYVARRKFWDLYEDCPALDPETEALSFDEHDPHSKRLLEACDHGAFEITGEQIRRARRGYFANISYIDEKVGEILEVLKATRMEEDTIILFLSDHGDMLGERGLWFKMCFFEGSARVPLMVAAPGWQPALIDAPVSTLDVTPTLCGLAGLDITSLKRWTDGEDLAALAKGTGGRGPVPMEYAAEGSIAPLVAIRDGRYKLSVCEADPPLLYDLEADPEERTNLAGDPAFSDVLSLLSAEIGRRWQLPVFDAAVRESQARRWVVYKALRNGAYYPWDYQPLQKASERYMRNHMDLNVLEENQRFPRGE, encoded by the coding sequence ATGCCGCGTCCCAATATCCTGATCCTGATGGCCGACCAGTTCAACGGGACGTTTTTTCCCGACGGCCCGGCCGATTTCCTCCACGCACCCCATCTCAAAACACTGGCGAAGCGGTCCGTCCGCTTCGCCAACACCTATACGGCAAGCCCGCTCTGCGCGCCGGCCCGCGCCTCCTTCATGTCCGGGCAATTGCCGAGCCGCACGCGGGTTTACGACAATGCCGCCGAATTTGCTTCGGATATCCCGACCTATGCGCACCACCTTCGGGCTGCGGGTTACTACACCGGCCTCTCGGGAAAGATGCATTTCGTCGGCCCGGACCAGTTGCATGGCTTCGAGGAGCGCCTGACGACGGATATCTATCCCGCCGATTTCGGCTGGACACCCGATTATACCAAGCCGGGTGAGCGGATCGACTGGTGGTATCACAATCTCGGCTCGGTGACTGGCGCAGGTGTCGCCGAAATCACCAACCAGATGGAGTATGACGACGAGGTGGCCTATAACGCCACCCGCAAGCTTTACGACCTGTCGCGCCGCCTTGACGACCGGCCGTGGTGCCTGACAGTCAGCTTCACCCACCCGCACGACCCCTATGTGGCGCGGCGCAAATTCTGGGACCTCTATGAAGACTGCCCGGCGCTCGACCCAGAGACGGAAGCGCTTTCCTTCGATGAACACGACCCGCATTCGAAGCGGTTGCTGGAAGCCTGCGATCACGGGGCGTTCGAGATCACAGGTGAGCAGATACGCCGGGCACGGCGCGGTTATTTCGCCAATATCTCCTATATCGACGAAAAGGTCGGCGAAATCCTCGAGGTTCTGAAGGCGACGCGGATGGAGGAGGACACGATCATCCTCTTCCTGTCAGATCATGGCGATATGCTGGGTGAGCGTGGCCTGTGGTTCAAGATGTGTTTTTTCGAGGGGTCCGCCCGTGTGCCGCTGATGGTGGCCGCACCCGGCTGGCAGCCGGCTTTGATCGATGCCCCTGTCTCGACACTCGATGTCACGCCGACGCTGTGTGGACTTGCCGGGCTTGATATTACGTCACTCAAACGCTGGACGGATGGCGAGGATCTGGCGGCGTTGGCCAAGGGAACCGGCGGGCGTGGCCCGGTGCCGATGGAATATGCCGCAGAAGGCTCCATCGCACCGCTCGTCGCCATCAGGGACGGCCGCTACAAGCTGTCGGTCTGCGAGGCTGATCCGCCGTTGCTCTATGATCTCGAGGCTGATCCGGAAGAGCGCACCAACCTTGCCGGCGATCCCGCTTTCAGCGATGTACTCTCATTGCTTTCCGCCGAGATTGGCCGGCGTTGGCAATTGCCGGTGTTCGACGCCGCCGTTCGCGAAAGCCAGGCACGGCGCTGGGTGGTCTACAAGGCGCTGCGCAACGGCGCCTATTATCCGTGGGATTACCAGCCCCTGCAGAAAGCCTCGGAGCGCTACATGCGCAACCACATGGACCTCAACGTGCTGGAGGAAAATCAGCGTTTTCCGCGCGGAGAGTGA
- a CDS encoding carbohydrate kinase family protein has translation MMTTEKTAVISIGRIYCDLIFTGLDELPVLGRELFARDMEIAAGGGAFIAAAHFAHIGRPVALLARLGTDTFSRDIGEKMAQSGIDLQFLEHAADAGPQVTVATVVGQDRAFLTRRAGAARPSTLDAAFAWDRAQHLHIAEFATLHEIPDLVSRAKASGLSVSLDPSWDASLIYDKGLLRACAGIDVFLPNLEEAEAITGHSDPETAIRALAETFPVVALKGGAQGAWVSSQMGLQHLAAQKVPVIDTTGAGDAFNAGFLDAWLQEQDEQRCLKAGVAAGSLAVQAAGGAPRVTAAA, from the coding sequence ATGATGACAACAGAAAAAACAGCCGTCATCAGCATCGGCCGGATCTATTGCGACCTCATTTTCACCGGGCTCGATGAATTGCCTGTGCTCGGCCGGGAACTGTTTGCCCGCGATATGGAAATTGCTGCCGGCGGCGGCGCCTTCATTGCCGCCGCACATTTTGCCCATATAGGCCGCCCGGTTGCGCTGCTGGCAAGGCTCGGCACCGATACGTTTTCGCGCGATATCGGTGAGAAAATGGCGCAGAGCGGCATCGACCTGCAGTTTCTGGAACATGCGGCAGATGCCGGACCGCAAGTCACGGTCGCGACAGTGGTTGGTCAGGACCGGGCATTTTTGACGCGCCGCGCCGGTGCCGCCCGGCCGTCAACGCTGGATGCTGCCTTTGCATGGGACAGGGCGCAGCATCTGCACATCGCCGAATTTGCTACTCTGCACGAGATTCCCGATCTGGTCTCACGCGCCAAGGCGAGCGGATTGTCAGTATCGCTCGATCCAAGCTGGGATGCTTCGCTGATCTACGACAAAGGCTTGCTCAGGGCCTGCGCCGGCATCGACGTGTTTTTGCCCAATCTCGAAGAGGCCGAAGCAATTACTGGTCATTCTGACCCGGAAACCGCGATCCGCGCTCTGGCAGAGACGTTTCCCGTCGTGGCCTTGAAAGGCGGCGCGCAGGGCGCGTGGGTTTCCTCTCAGATGGGGCTGCAGCATTTGGCGGCCCAGAAAGTCCCGGTTATCGATACGACCGGCGCCGGCGATGCCTTTAATGCCGGTTTTCTTGATGCGTGGCTTCAGGAGCAGGACGAACAGCGCTGCCTCAAAGCCGGGGTCGCGGCGGGCAGCCTTGCCGTGCAGGCGGCAGGCGGTGCACCAAGGGTGACCGCCGCCGCTTGA
- a CDS encoding ABC transporter ATP-binding protein, producing MATIELNKLVKRYGKVEAVKGIDLAIEDGEFVVFVGPSGCGKSTTLRMIAGLEEISDGTLKIAGNVVNEKEPKQRNIAMVFQNYAIYPHMTVRQNIGFGLYTSKLDKTEKNRRIEEAGRVLGLEALLDRRPAALSGGQRQRVAIGRAMVRDPAAFLFDEPLSNLDAQLRSQMRIEIKRLHQRLKTTTVYVTHDQVEAMTMADRIVVMKDGHILQVGTPTELYETPVDIFTARFIGSPSMNLLRGTKTTSSVAPSATGELLIGVRPHDLLVGENGAAQGTFTLEGTVTAVEPLGPETLVHLDTDTTSVIATARGKSIPVVGSRLQCRAEAGSLYLFDAKTEKLLGRA from the coding sequence ATGGCGACAATCGAACTCAATAAACTCGTGAAGCGCTACGGCAAGGTCGAAGCGGTCAAAGGCATAGACCTGGCCATCGAAGACGGCGAGTTCGTCGTTTTTGTCGGCCCTTCCGGCTGCGGCAAATCCACCACGCTGCGCATGATCGCCGGGCTGGAGGAGATTTCCGATGGTACGCTGAAGATCGCCGGTAACGTCGTCAACGAGAAAGAACCGAAACAGCGCAACATCGCCATGGTCTTCCAGAACTATGCGATCTATCCGCATATGACGGTTCGCCAGAACATCGGTTTCGGACTTTACACATCGAAGCTCGACAAGACGGAAAAGAACCGGCGCATCGAAGAGGCCGGCCGGGTGCTGGGGCTTGAAGCCCTGCTCGACCGCCGTCCCGCGGCCCTGTCGGGCGGCCAGCGGCAGCGCGTCGCCATTGGCCGCGCCATGGTGCGCGATCCCGCAGCCTTCCTGTTCGATGAGCCTCTATCCAATCTCGATGCGCAGTTGAGATCGCAGATGCGCATTGAAATCAAGCGTTTGCACCAACGTCTTAAGACGACCACCGTCTACGTCACCCATGATCAGGTAGAAGCCATGACCATGGCGGACCGTATCGTGGTGATGAAGGACGGCCATATCCTGCAGGTCGGCACGCCGACGGAACTTTACGAAACACCCGTCGATATCTTCACCGCCCGCTTCATCGGCAGCCCCTCGATGAACCTGCTGCGAGGAACCAAAACAACCAGCAGCGTTGCGCCCTCCGCCACGGGTGAGCTTCTGATCGGCGTCCGGCCACATGATCTGCTGGTCGGCGAGAACGGTGCCGCACAGGGAACGTTTACGCTTGAGGGAACGGTAACGGCGGTCGAGCCGCTGGGGCCAGAGACGCTCGTTCATCTGGATACCGACACCACCTCGGTGATCGCCACGGCCCGGGGCAAATCCATTCCCGTTGTCGGTAGCCGGTTGCAATGCCGGGCGGAAGCAGGTTCGCTTTATCTTTTCGATGCGAAAACGGAAAAGCTTCTGGGCCGCGCATGA
- the argH gene encoding argininosuccinate lyase: MADINPRQSDTSKFPDPVYKETVLRPLFDGAKNHHVDGFRRIDRAHLVMLRETGILDAETATKIAGALADIDRTIEPSELVYTGEVEDFFFLIEKELKARIGVDVAGRLHTARSRNDIDHTLFKIGLKDKIDTLTAKARVLLKALIDAAERNQSRLIVAYTHGQPAQPTTFGHYLSAAIEVLIRDIDRFAEARRIVDLSPMGAAAITTSGFPIDRARVAELLGFAAPLRNSYSCIAAVDYTTATYGAIELMFLHLGRLIQDFQFWTSFEVGQIYVPNSLVQISSIMPQKRNPVPIEHLRHLASQTFGRARTVLDVMHNTPFTDMNDSEGETQGMGYEAFTSAGRVLDLLASLVGQISIDPERVDQNIRRSCITITELADSLVRIEDLSFRQAHEIAATVAKSVVALKGDLPNDGYQPFLTAFSELTGRETGINEDKFRQIVSPEHFVAVRARFGGPAPEPMREAIAAYRDRLGAFDAEAQRFADHEAAKAAELAEKFTALTGAR, from the coding sequence ATGGCCGATATCAACCCGCGCCAGTCGGATACCAGCAAGTTTCCCGACCCTGTCTATAAGGAAACCGTGCTGCGCCCGCTTTTCGACGGCGCCAAGAACCACCATGTCGACGGCTTCCGCCGCATAGACCGTGCTCATCTGGTCATGTTGCGCGAAACCGGCATTCTCGATGCCGAAACAGCGACCAAGATCGCCGGCGCGCTTGCGGATATCGACAGGACCATCGAGCCCTCCGAGCTTGTCTATACCGGCGAAGTCGAGGATTTCTTCTTCCTGATCGAGAAGGAGCTGAAAGCCCGCATCGGCGTCGATGTGGCAGGTCGCCTGCACACGGCCCGTTCGCGCAACGATATCGATCACACGCTGTTCAAGATCGGCCTGAAGGACAAGATCGACACGCTCACCGCCAAGGCGCGTGTTCTGCTGAAAGCGCTGATCGATGCCGCCGAGCGTAATCAATCAAGGCTCATCGTGGCCTATACGCATGGGCAGCCGGCCCAGCCCACCACCTTCGGCCATTACCTCTCTGCCGCCATCGAAGTGTTGATCCGGGATATTGACCGTTTCGCGGAGGCACGCCGCATCGTTGATCTTTCACCGATGGGCGCTGCCGCCATCACCACCTCGGGCTTTCCCATCGACCGGGCGCGGGTTGCCGAATTGCTGGGCTTTGCCGCACCCTTACGCAATTCCTATTCCTGCATCGCCGCCGTGGATTATACGACGGCAACCTATGGCGCGATCGAACTGATGTTCCTGCATCTCGGCCGGCTCATTCAGGATTTCCAGTTCTGGACGAGTTTTGAGGTCGGCCAGATCTACGTGCCGAATTCGCTGGTGCAGATTTCCTCGATCATGCCGCAGAAACGCAACCCGGTGCCGATCGAGCATCTGCGCCACCTCGCCAGCCAGACATTCGGCCGGGCGCGGACCGTGCTGGATGTGATGCACAACACCCCCTTCACCGACATGAATGACAGTGAGGGCGAGACGCAGGGCATGGGTTACGAGGCCTTCACTTCTGCCGGGCGGGTTCTCGATCTGCTCGCCAGCCTCGTTGGCCAGATCAGCATCGATCCTGAAAGGGTCGACCAGAATATCCGTCGATCCTGCATCACCATCACGGAACTGGCGGATTCGCTTGTCCGCATCGAAGACCTGTCGTTCCGCCAGGCGCATGAGATTGCCGCGACCGTCGCCAAAAGCGTCGTCGCCTTGAAGGGGGATCTGCCGAATGACGGATACCAGCCGTTCCTCACGGCATTCAGTGAACTGACGGGACGCGAAACCGGCATCAACGAGGACAAATTCAGGCAGATCGTCTCGCCGGAACACTTTGTCGCCGTGCGCGCCCGTTTTGGCGGCCCGGCGCCTGAACCCATGCGGGAAGCGATTGCGGCATACCGCGACAGGCTCGGCGCTTTTGATGCGGAAGCACAGCGATTCGCCGATCACGAAGCAGCAAAAGCCGCCGAACTGGCAGAGAAATTCACCGCCCTGACGGGAGCGCGATAA
- a CDS encoding carbohydrate ABC transporter permease, with the protein MSEASPLSHARIRPGRILAWTLLFIGGLIMVSPLLFMFATSFKTADQVYDLRLIPAAPTLANYITVMADGRFLRWFFNSMLVAVIVTVSNCFFDSLVGYTLAKFEFRGRYFIFLAILSTLMIPTEMLVIPWYLMSSQLGWLDSYWGIMFPGMMTAFGTFLMKQFFETVPNDFIEAARVDGLNEFQIWWKVALPLVTPALSALAIFTFLGNWTAFFWPLIVTTSKELYTLPVGLSSFAVEQQIQWEMIMTGAAIATIPTLIVFIVLQRYIVRGVMLAGLKG; encoded by the coding sequence ATGAGCGAAGCGTCGCCACTCTCCCACGCCCGTATCCGCCCCGGCCGCATTCTCGCCTGGACGCTGCTGTTCATCGGCGGCCTGATCATGGTTTCGCCGCTGCTCTTCATGTTCGCGACCTCGTTCAAGACGGCGGATCAGGTTTACGATCTACGTCTCATTCCGGCTGCGCCGACGCTTGCGAACTACATCACCGTCATGGCCGATGGCCGTTTCCTGCGCTGGTTCTTCAACTCGATGCTGGTTGCGGTCATCGTCACCGTGTCCAACTGCTTCTTCGACAGCCTCGTCGGGTACACGCTGGCGAAATTCGAGTTCCGCGGCCGTTACTTCATCTTCCTCGCCATCCTCTCGACGCTGATGATACCGACCGAAATGCTCGTCATTCCCTGGTATCTGATGTCCAGTCAGTTGGGCTGGCTCGACAGCTACTGGGGCATCATGTTCCCAGGCATGATGACGGCCTTCGGCACCTTCCTGATGAAGCAGTTCTTCGAGACGGTTCCCAACGACTTCATCGAGGCTGCGCGCGTTGACGGGCTCAACGAATTCCAGATCTGGTGGAAGGTCGCCCTGCCACTGGTGACGCCGGCGCTCTCCGCGCTCGCGATCTTCACCTTCCTCGGCAACTGGACAGCCTTTTTCTGGCCGCTGATCGTCACGACAAGCAAGGAACTCTACACCCTGCCCGTCGGTCTTTCGAGCTTTGCCGTGGAACAGCAGATCCAGTGGGAAATGATCATGACGGGCGCAGCCATTGCGACCATCCCTACCCTCATCGTCTTCATCGTCCTGCAACGCTACATCGTGCGCGGTGTGATGCTGGCGGGCCTGAAAGGATAA
- a CDS encoding carbohydrate ABC transporter permease, with translation MTAIDQQGAASGRPGGSFGDRLSMRTKRLLWIWSFLAIPILFYSVIRFYPTLQAFYLSFTNWDLLRPAKFIGIANYVKLFKDPQFWKVFKNTFAYLIVGTPISLVLAFVIAFYLDRVRILHGFIRALYFLPYLTTAAAMAWVWRWFYQPPPIGIINDVLGMIGIPQQPFIRSTDQALYSVMVTAIWAGLGFQIIIFMAGLRAIPTTFYEAARIDGLGEWAILRKITLPLLKPTTVFLVVFSSIGFLRIFDQVYNMTTNDPGGPLGSTKPLVLMIYQTAFNSYAMGYAAAQTVVLFTILLVVSLIQLWVLREKK, from the coding sequence ATGACAGCGATAGATCAACAGGGGGCGGCATCCGGCCGCCCCGGCGGCTCCTTCGGAGATCGCCTTTCCATGCGCACCAAACGGCTTTTGTGGATCTGGAGCTTTCTGGCGATCCCAATCCTGTTTTACAGCGTCATCCGCTTTTACCCAACGCTGCAGGCCTTCTACCTGTCCTTCACCAACTGGGACCTGCTCAGGCCGGCAAAGTTCATCGGCATCGCCAATTACGTCAAGCTGTTCAAGGACCCGCAATTCTGGAAGGTGTTCAAGAACACCTTTGCCTATCTTATCGTCGGTACGCCGATCAGCCTCGTTCTGGCTTTCGTCATCGCGTTTTATCTGGACCGGGTGCGCATTCTGCACGGTTTCATCCGCGCGCTTTATTTCCTGCCCTACCTGACCACGGCTGCCGCCATGGCCTGGGTGTGGCGCTGGTTCTATCAGCCGCCGCCCATCGGCATCATCAACGACGTGCTCGGCATGATCGGCATTCCCCAGCAGCCCTTTATCCGCTCCACGGATCAGGCGCTTTATTCGGTCATGGTAACGGCCATCTGGGCTGGCCTCGGTTTCCAGATCATCATCTTCATGGCCGGCCTGCGCGCCATTCCAACGACATTTTACGAAGCCGCCCGCATCGACGGGTTGGGTGAATGGGCGATCCTGCGCAAGATAACCTTGCCGCTTCTGAAACCCACTACCGTTTTCCTCGTGGTGTTTTCCTCGATCGGCTTCCTGCGCATTTTCGACCAGGTCTATAACATGACCACCAATGATCCGGGCGGCCCGCTCGGTTCCACCAAACCGCTGGTGCTGATGATCTACCAGACCGCGTTCAACTCCTATGCGATGGGCTATGCCGCCGCGCAGACGGTTGTCCTGTTCACCATTCTTCTCGTCGTATCGCTGATCCAGCTCTGGGTCCTGAGGGAAAAGAAATGA
- a CDS encoding extracellular solute-binding protein has product MEGYMRRATLFAGLVAGFSTFAFNAAQAVEIEYWQYVFDTRVKAMDELIAEFQKANPDITVKQVTFPYADYQTRVIAANLSGKGPDVMQLFYGWLDKFAAGGILQPLPTDAFPHDKIESEFFPIVSAMKRGDDYYGLPTAVRSLALFYNKKLFTEAGLDAANPPKTLDEFVAAAEKIAKHDAAGNLTVAGSTLDMGGQDHQWWREILIRQYGGEPYTDNDQKVAYNSEAGVQALKFYTSLQLEKKIGQAGFMDEGQAAFRAGKAGMTIDGTFRLGSFRTIKDFEWGVTELPTNDKNIRSNYASYFANGISAKTTGEELEASKKFLAYISSPEAMAIWLKTVGELPARRSAALTEENLKDPVYAPFLKGLEYAHTTLFMDEAAQRQNAIDMTNRVLLEGQSVEDSIKQAAEAEQEIINAAKP; this is encoded by the coding sequence ATGGAGGGTTACATGCGCAGGGCAACTCTGTTCGCCGGCTTGGTCGCCGGTTTCAGCACATTTGCATTCAACGCCGCCCAGGCGGTTGAAATCGAATATTGGCAATATGTCTTCGACACACGCGTAAAAGCCATGGACGAGCTGATCGCGGAATTCCAGAAGGCCAATCCTGACATCACCGTCAAGCAGGTGACCTTCCCTTACGCCGATTACCAGACGCGCGTCATCGCCGCCAATCTTTCCGGCAAGGGCCCTGATGTGATGCAGCTGTTCTATGGCTGGCTGGACAAGTTCGCGGCCGGCGGCATCCTGCAGCCACTGCCGACTGACGCCTTCCCGCATGACAAGATCGAAAGCGAATTCTTCCCGATCGTCAGCGCCATGAAGCGCGGCGACGACTATTACGGCCTGCCGACGGCGGTTCGTTCGCTGGCGCTCTTCTACAACAAGAAGCTCTTCACCGAAGCAGGCCTCGACGCCGCCAACCCGCCGAAGACACTCGACGAATTCGTGGCAGCCGCGGAAAAGATCGCCAAGCACGACGCCGCCGGAAACCTGACGGTCGCCGGCTCCACGCTCGACATGGGCGGCCAGGATCACCAGTGGTGGCGTGAGATTCTCATTCGCCAATATGGTGGCGAACCCTATACCGACAACGACCAGAAGGTCGCTTATAACAGCGAGGCGGGCGTTCAGGCGCTGAAATTCTACACCAGCCTGCAGCTTGAAAAGAAGATCGGTCAGGCTGGCTTCATGGATGAAGGCCAGGCTGCCTTCCGCGCTGGCAAGGCCGGCATGACCATCGACGGCACCTTCCGGCTGGGCTCGTTCCGCACCATCAAGGATTTCGAGTGGGGTGTGACCGAACTTCCCACCAATGACAAGAACATCCGCTCCAACTATGCGAGCTATTTCGCCAACGGCATCAGCGCCAAGACGACGGGTGAAGAGCTTGAGGCGTCGAAGAAGTTCCTCGCCTATATCTCTTCCCCGGAAGCCATGGCGATCTGGCTGAAGACGGTGGGTGAACTGCCGGCACGCCGCTCTGCGGCCCTGACCGAAGAAAACCTTAAGGACCCGGTCTACGCACCGTTCCTGAAGGGTCTGGAATATGCCCATACGACGCTGTTCATGGATGAAGCCGCCCAGCGGCAAAACGCCATCGACATGACCAACCGGGTGCTTCTCGAAGGTCAGTCGGTCGAAGATTCCATCAAGCAGGCCGCCGAGGCCGAGCAGGAAATCATCAACGCGGCGAAACCCTGA
- a CDS encoding ROK family transcriptional regulator → MTVHTVDAYPVAIGKNPERSREHNRRVVLDLVRRHGSLGRAQIAKITHLTAQAVANIVDELVGEELLKELGRRRTGRGQPPIQFAVNPDGGATIGVEIAADHMVTVGLDLAGMLRTHRVTPLTDTTPEAIFKTFAAEHAAVAKNLGCRLLGTGVVMPGPFEIDGMTSVGPTTLSGWGGIDARQMLSDACGQPVVVENDATAAAVGERLFGAGLAIPNFCMIYFGVGIGLGIIQDGSPYRGAFGNAGEIGHVTVSPRGRACPSCGQKGCLEAYASVYVLKEKLGHAGIADTELGDLEALFKAGDPVVTEWIDDAAAHLAPMIAMLENILDPQTVILGGALPEVIISDIIQRMGDLPTSVASRRQRELPRVMHGKSGQLTAALGAAALPLFDIVTPKLETSPGAATQAPG, encoded by the coding sequence ATGACGGTGCACACGGTGGATGCCTATCCCGTAGCAATCGGAAAAAATCCTGAGCGGAGCCGCGAGCATAACAGGCGAGTCGTCCTCGACCTCGTCCGGCGACACGGCTCGCTCGGCCGCGCCCAGATCGCCAAGATCACCCACCTGACAGCCCAGGCAGTCGCCAATATCGTCGATGAGCTGGTGGGCGAGGAGTTGCTGAAGGAACTCGGCCGCCGCCGCACCGGCAGGGGCCAGCCGCCGATCCAGTTCGCCGTCAATCCGGATGGCGGCGCGACGATCGGCGTGGAAATCGCCGCCGACCATATGGTCACCGTTGGTCTTGATCTGGCCGGCATGCTGCGCACCCATCGCGTCACGCCGCTCACGGACACCACGCCGGAGGCCATATTCAAGACCTTCGCCGCCGAGCATGCGGCTGTTGCGAAAAATCTTGGTTGCAGACTGCTTGGCACCGGTGTCGTCATGCCAGGTCCCTTCGAGATTGATGGCATGACCTCGGTAGGGCCAACGACCCTTTCCGGCTGGGGCGGCATCGATGCCCGCCAGATGCTGAGCGATGCCTGCGGCCAGCCGGTGGTGGTGGAAAATGACGCGACGGCCGCGGCCGTCGGGGAACGCCTGTTCGGTGCGGGGCTGGCGATCCCCAATTTCTGCATGATCTATTTCGGCGTCGGTATCGGTCTTGGCATCATTCAGGATGGCTCGCCCTATCGCGGCGCTTTCGGAAACGCCGGCGAAATCGGTCACGTCACCGTATCGCCGCGGGGCAGGGCCTGCCCTTCCTGCGGGCAGAAAGGCTGCCTGGAAGCCTATGCTTCCGTTTACGTGCTGAAGGAAAAGCTTGGCCATGCCGGTATCGCCGATACGGAACTTGGCGATCTTGAAGCCCTGTTCAAAGCCGGCGATCCGGTCGTGACAGAGTGGATCGACGATGCTGCGGCCCATCTCGCGCCGATGATCGCCATGCTGGAGAACATTCTCGATCCGCAGACTGTCATCCTCGGCGGCGCGCTGCCGGAGGTCATCATCAGCGACATCATTCAGCGCATGGGGGATTTGCCGACTTCGGTCGCAAGCCGGCGGCAGCGGGAACTGCCGCGCGTCATGCATGGCAAATCCGGGCAGTTGACCGCCGCCCTTGGCGCCGCGGCACTGCCGCTGTTCGATATCGTCACACCAAAACTGGAGACATCCCCGGGAGCCGCAACACAGGCGCCGGGCTGA